The following proteins come from a genomic window of Maribacter sp. HTCC2170:
- a CDS encoding TonB-dependent receptor plug domain-containing protein, translating into MPKKRHKQFLIVLSFLLLSFYPKNIIAQEDVGDSQNLVTYLQILEQRFEIKFSFVDEDIDKINIVIPENQNLQEILLNLQEQTQIKIQKLNTRYYTLTKSTTVDICATVLDNFKENTVNGSTIEVLGSSVAGITDENGAFNFENIPRDAIIQIKHIGFKPLFIAAKELTGANPCKTLLLDEKFEQLEEVIVHQFLTTGLSKEPDASIQLQTNDFGILPGLIEPDVLQTIQALPGIKSIDETVSNINIRGGTNDQNLILWDGIRMYQSGHFFGLISAFNPYLTEKVTLIKNGTSAEYGGGVSGILDIKTNNQITDYLAGGAGFNLINGDIYGQVPIAHNAAFQFSGRRSLTDFFNTPTYDEFFKRAFQDTQIKGGTGQSDEINRTEDFYFYDFTGKLLYDINENHKIRVSFININNHLDYTEQNITSLRETNSRLNQTNLSIGGSLESNWSDVFSTKINTYYTHYDLDSENTTVNSPQILSQENEVIETALVLNTRFQLSDALHWLNGYNLRETGVFNFSEVSQPPYFNKIKNVLRSHSVFSEVEYRSPDEKLFARGGARVNYVENLDTFSEYIVEPRLNVNYELSQDFNIELQGEFKSQSTHQVVDLEQNFLGIEKRRWYIADPENALVPLPITKSKQGSIGLNYDHHSLYVGAEAFYKQVNGISARTQGFQSKDQFNEEIGSYDVKGIEFLINKKTADYSAWLSYTYNVNNYTFDDVVPSTFPNNLDVRHTLTFAGNYTYNDFRIGVGLNYRSGKPFTKPEENNPVNTNFFPSRITFQEPNSSRLPEFLRVDTSALYDFDLLPKIKATVGVSILNVTNRKNILNTYYRLNSNDEVETVESVSLGLTPNFSFRLKF; encoded by the coding sequence ATGCCCAAGAAACGCCATAAGCAATTCTTAATTGTTTTATCTTTTCTGTTACTATCGTTTTACCCAAAAAACATAATAGCACAGGAAGACGTTGGTGATTCCCAAAACCTAGTCACTTACCTTCAAATATTGGAGCAACGTTTTGAAATAAAGTTTTCTTTTGTTGATGAGGACATTGATAAAATTAACATCGTTATTCCTGAAAATCAGAACCTACAGGAAATTCTATTGAATCTGCAGGAACAAACGCAGATTAAAATTCAAAAACTTAATACTCGCTATTATACCCTGACTAAAAGCACTACGGTGGATATTTGCGCAACGGTTCTTGATAATTTCAAAGAAAATACGGTAAATGGTTCAACCATAGAGGTGCTGGGAAGTTCTGTTGCAGGTATAACCGATGAAAATGGAGCTTTCAATTTTGAGAATATTCCAAGAGATGCAATCATTCAAATCAAACATATAGGCTTTAAACCTTTGTTCATTGCCGCCAAAGAATTGACAGGGGCCAACCCATGCAAAACACTTCTGCTGGATGAAAAATTTGAGCAATTGGAAGAGGTTATTGTACATCAGTTCTTGACAACCGGTTTAAGCAAAGAACCGGATGCAAGTATTCAACTACAAACCAATGACTTTGGTATACTTCCAGGGTTAATTGAACCAGATGTATTACAAACCATTCAGGCACTACCAGGAATAAAAAGTATTGATGAAACTGTATCCAATATCAACATTCGTGGCGGAACCAATGACCAAAATCTTATTCTTTGGGACGGCATCAGAATGTACCAGTCAGGTCATTTTTTTGGTCTGATTTCTGCCTTTAATCCCTACCTGACCGAAAAGGTTACCTTAATTAAAAATGGTACTAGCGCAGAATATGGCGGTGGAGTCAGTGGTATTCTTGATATTAAAACCAATAATCAAATTACCGATTATTTAGCTGGTGGAGCAGGATTTAACTTGATTAACGGAGATATATATGGGCAGGTACCTATTGCGCATAATGCAGCATTTCAGTTTTCAGGAAGAAGATCGTTAACCGATTTTTTCAATACCCCAACCTACGATGAATTTTTTAAAAGAGCATTTCAAGATACTCAAATCAAAGGCGGGACCGGGCAGTCGGATGAAATCAACAGAACGGAAGATTTTTATTTCTACGATTTTACGGGTAAACTTTTATATGACATAAATGAAAATCATAAAATCAGGGTCAGTTTTATCAATATCAACAATCATCTTGATTACACAGAACAAAACATAACTTCATTACGTGAAACCAACAGCAGGTTAAACCAAACAAATCTTTCTATAGGAGGAAGCTTAGAAAGCAATTGGAGTGATGTTTTCTCAACAAAGATCAACACATATTACACCCATTATGACCTTGATTCGGAGAACACCACGGTGAATTCTCCCCAAATCCTATCGCAGGAAAACGAAGTAATAGAAACCGCGCTTGTTTTGAATACACGGTTTCAACTAAGTGATGCGTTACATTGGTTAAATGGTTACAACTTAAGAGAAACAGGAGTGTTCAATTTTTCAGAAGTTAGTCAACCTCCTTATTTTAATAAAATTAAAAACGTTTTGCGCTCACATTCGGTTTTTTCAGAAGTGGAATATAGGTCCCCAGACGAAAAGCTTTTTGCAAGAGGAGGAGCTCGCGTAAACTATGTTGAAAATCTTGACACTTTCAGTGAATATATTGTTGAACCTCGCTTAAATGTCAATTATGAGCTATCCCAAGATTTTAATATTGAATTGCAAGGGGAGTTTAAAAGTCAATCCACGCATCAAGTTGTAGATTTAGAACAGAATTTTTTAGGAATTGAAAAACGTAGATGGTACATCGCCGACCCAGAAAACGCACTAGTACCTTTGCCAATTACAAAAAGCAAACAAGGTTCAATTGGCTTAAATTATGACCATCACAGCCTATATGTTGGGGCTGAGGCGTTTTATAAACAAGTCAATGGAATTAGTGCCCGAACCCAAGGATTCCAAAGCAAAGATCAATTCAATGAAGAAATCGGCAGTTATGATGTGAAAGGAATCGAGTTTCTGATTAATAAAAAAACAGCAGATTATAGCGCATGGTTAAGTTATACCTACAACGTTAATAATTATACTTTTGATGATGTTGTTCCCAGTACATTTCCCAACAATCTAGATGTTAGGCATACGCTTACTTTTGCAGGTAATTACACCTATAATGATTTTAGAATTGGTGTCGGGTTAAATTATAGGAGCGGAAAGCCATTTACCAAACCTGAGGAAAACAATCCGGTTAACACTAATTTCTTTCCTAGTAGAATTACTTTTCAAGAACCAAATAGCAGCCGATTGCCCGAATTCTTAAGAGTTGACACCTCAGCCTTGTATGATTTTGACCTCCTTCCTAAAATTAAGGCGACAGTAGGTGTATCAATACTGAATGTCACAAATCGTAAAAACATTCTCAACACGTATTACCGTCTAAATAGTAATGACGAAGTTGAAACGGTAGAGAGTGTTTCTTTAGGTCTAACACCCAATTTTAGTTTTAGACTGAAATTTTAA
- a CDS encoding transglutaminase domain-containing protein yields MKTSYSFICSALLIITNITAQKSVNPTEEHIAHAELLSSIYPDDEILILNSNENITFDYNKSDNLVEVNQKLNEELMNIVPRSDIQKYVMYDNTTKIKNFSTKLRNGKPKYFAVKDEFYESGDIFYHDARVKYMNIDFPVKGYKYKYNLEKEYSDIKYFTKIAFNNEYPILEKKVSFYIPDWLQLKVMEFNLEGYEINKEEKYDEKKKATEYTYTIKNMPAFPTEKNAPGPSHYQPHVLVIAKSMTKDENKVNLFPETQQLYDWYKSLVDSMEDDTAVLKSKVDELTEDAKTDDEKIKNIYYWVQDNIRYIAFEDGIAGFKPDESQNVFTKRYGDCKGMANLTKKMLVLAGFDARLTWIGTKRIAYDYSIPSLAVDNHMICSLIDNGKTYFLDSTEKYNSFGEYAERIQGRPVLIENGDEYILDNIPNGIASKNKEITNYDFEISDDKIIGTVNKTYQGESRSHFLHSYNSIKTNKKENALNAYLSKADKNCQVTDVNTTDLENRDNDITIDYSISLDNKISSFDDEVYIDLEYGNHFKDLDLSERELDLEFPYKTHVEYNTTLKIPNGYSIKEIPEDFNVQTEDFNISITIIKKNNTLEYNKKFVLNKAAITKTNFEKWNSAVKQLNNIYQEQVILIKNNNTK; encoded by the coding sequence ATGAAAACTTCTTATTCCTTCATTTGTTCAGCGCTTTTAATTATTACAAATATAACTGCACAAAAAAGTGTTAACCCAACTGAAGAACACATAGCCCATGCCGAGTTATTGAGCTCAATCTATCCCGATGATGAGATTCTTATTCTCAACAGTAATGAAAACATAACCTTTGATTACAATAAATCAGATAATCTTGTGGAGGTGAACCAGAAACTCAACGAGGAATTAATGAATATTGTGCCAAGGTCAGACATTCAGAAATATGTCATGTACGACAACACAACCAAAATCAAAAATTTTAGCACAAAGCTCAGAAATGGTAAGCCAAAATATTTTGCGGTAAAAGATGAATTTTATGAAAGTGGTGACATTTTTTATCATGATGCCCGGGTCAAATACATGAATATTGACTTTCCTGTCAAAGGGTACAAATACAAATACAACCTTGAAAAAGAATATAGCGATATAAAGTACTTTACTAAAATCGCCTTTAATAATGAATACCCTATTCTAGAAAAGAAAGTATCATTTTATATCCCTGATTGGTTACAATTGAAAGTAATGGAATTTAATCTTGAAGGATATGAAATCAATAAAGAAGAAAAATACGACGAAAAGAAAAAAGCCACTGAGTATACGTATACCATAAAAAACATGCCTGCTTTTCCAACAGAAAAGAATGCCCCAGGACCATCACACTATCAACCACATGTTCTAGTAATTGCCAAATCAATGACCAAGGACGAAAACAAGGTAAACTTGTTTCCTGAAACCCAACAATTATACGATTGGTACAAATCTTTGGTTGATAGTATGGAAGATGATACAGCTGTCCTAAAAAGTAAAGTCGATGAACTTACCGAAGATGCCAAGACAGATGATGAGAAAATCAAAAATATCTACTACTGGGTTCAGGACAATATAAGATATATAGCTTTTGAAGATGGTATTGCCGGTTTTAAACCCGATGAATCACAGAATGTATTTACCAAACGTTATGGTGATTGTAAAGGTATGGCCAATCTCACTAAAAAAATGCTGGTTCTCGCGGGTTTTGATGCCAGATTAACTTGGATTGGCACTAAGAGAATCGCCTATGACTATTCTATCCCAAGTTTAGCTGTAGACAATCACATGATTTGTTCACTTATTGACAACGGAAAAACATATTTCTTAGATAGCACAGAAAAATATAACTCCTTTGGTGAATATGCTGAACGCATTCAAGGAAGACCAGTTTTAATAGAAAATGGTGATGAGTATATTTTAGATAACATCCCCAATGGGATTGCTTCCAAGAATAAGGAAATTACAAACTATGACTTTGAGATTTCCGATGATAAAATTATCGGAACGGTAAATAAGACCTATCAGGGAGAAAGCAGGTCGCACTTTTTACATAGCTATAATTCAATCAAGACAAACAAAAAAGAGAACGCTCTTAATGCCTATTTGAGTAAAGCGGATAAAAATTGTCAAGTCACTGATGTCAATACAACAGACTTGGAAAATAGGGACAATGATATAACTATTGATTATTCTATTTCTTTGGACAATAAAATCTCTTCTTTTGATGACGAGGTTTACATTGATTTGGAATACGGGAATCATTTTAAAGATTTGGACCTTTCCGAAAGAGAACTTGATTTGGAGTTCCCGTATAAAACACACGTTGAGTATAACACTACATTAAAAATTCCGAACGGCTATAGTATAAAAGAGATTCCTGAAGATTTCAATGTACAAACTGAAGATTTCAACATTTCAATAACAATTATCAAAAAGAACAATACTCTTGAGTATAACAAAAAGTTTGTATTAAATAAGGCAGCGATTACCAAAACTAATTTTGAGAAATGGAATTCAGCCGTCAAACAACTGAACAATATCTACCAAGAACAAGTGATACTTATCAAAAACAATAATACCAAATAA
- a CDS encoding glycosyl hydrolase family 18 protein — MFLIKFFKRLALCTIVWAGACSDSSTEDSIIYENNGEKRVVGYLPYYRFFNSNKIDYCKLTHLNLAFANPDNEGNLIVPESINDVVNDARSRNGDILIFISLAGGSLSVEQEINWSSFVDDNTKTSTLVDKIIDYVLLNDLDGVDVDLEWSHVTIGYSNFILTLNQALKKEDKLLTAALPNNTRFEHINDAALAAFDFINIMAYDGTGPWNANNPGQHSSYDFAENGIDFWNSSQNINSDRLTLGVPFYGYDFTNQEVVSFTYGQMIEESTEFADLDESTQRYYNGRSTIERKVELAVKRTGGIMIWELGQDSFDQYSLLNTIHNKFTVMKVKTTGMCGN, encoded by the coding sequence ATGTTTTTGATAAAATTCTTCAAAAGACTTGCTCTATGTACTATAGTTTGGGCAGGAGCCTGTTCTGACTCATCAACAGAGGATTCCATTATTTATGAAAACAATGGGGAGAAAAGAGTTGTTGGGTATTTGCCCTACTATCGTTTTTTTAATAGTAACAAAATTGATTATTGCAAATTAACCCATCTTAACCTGGCCTTTGCAAACCCTGATAATGAAGGTAACCTTATTGTTCCAGAAAGCATAAATGATGTGGTGAATGACGCTCGGAGCAGAAATGGGGATATCCTCATTTTTATTTCTCTCGCAGGTGGCAGCCTCTCTGTCGAGCAAGAAATAAATTGGTCTTCGTTTGTTGATGATAATACCAAAACAAGCACCCTTGTTGATAAAATAATAGACTATGTATTGTTAAATGATTTGGATGGGGTTGATGTAGATTTAGAATGGAGTCATGTTACTATTGGATACAGTAATTTTATTTTGACATTAAATCAGGCATTGAAAAAAGAAGATAAACTTCTAACTGCTGCACTACCAAATAATACGCGATTTGAACATATTAACGATGCAGCGCTTGCCGCGTTCGATTTTATAAATATTATGGCTTATGATGGCACAGGGCCATGGAACGCTAATAATCCTGGCCAGCATAGCTCTTATGATTTTGCTGAGAATGGGATTGACTTTTGGAATAGCTCTCAAAATATAAACTCCGATAGACTAACACTTGGAGTTCCTTTCTATGGATACGATTTTACCAATCAAGAAGTTGTGTCATTCACTTATGGGCAAATGATTGAAGAGAGCACTGAGTTTGCCGACTTAGATGAATCTACACAGCGGTACTATAATGGAAGATCTACTATAGAAAGGAAAGTGGAATTGGCAGTAAAGAGAACAGGTGGTATTATGATTTGGGAGCTTGGTCAAGATTCATTTGATCAATATTCATTGCTCAATACGATTCATAATAAGTTTACGGTGATGAAGGTTAAGACTACAGGAATGTGTGGCAATTAG
- the argS gene encoding arginine--tRNA ligase produces MSIQEILTTKVKEAISTVYKVDLPTVEFQPTRKDFEGDITVVVFPMLRFVKGNPAVLGNQIGEYLMEHVEDVSGFNVVKGFLNIVISDSHYIEFFKSIKKIKNFGYRANAGKEAVMVEYSSPNTNKPLHLGHIRNNLLGYSVAEILKAAGKKVYKTQIINDRGIHICKSMLAWQKFGKGETPQNTGLKGDKLVGNYYVAFDKAYKAEIEEMVSKGVEKKQAEKEAPILLEAQSMLRKWEASDDEVVGLWKTMNGWVYKGFDETYKNLGVDFDKLYYESDTYLLGKDVVASGLEKGVFYKKEDGSVWIDLTDEGLDEKIVLRSDGTAVYMTQDIGTAIQRVKDYSDITGMVYTVGNEQDYHFKVLFLILKKLGFTWAERLHHLSYGMVDLPSGKMKSREGTVVDADDLMIDMSETAAKISEELGKLDDYSVTEKQGLFKMIGLGALKYYILKVDPKKRILFDPEESVDFQGNTGPFIQYTYARIQSILRKGDEIANVWDSEVEPAMELHSKEKELLKQVQAFPETIQLAAENYSPALIANYTYDLVKEFNSFYQQVSILGESVEQKKVFRVQLSKKVGEVIQSAFLLLGIQVPERM; encoded by the coding sequence ATGAGCATTCAAGAAATCCTAACCACTAAGGTAAAAGAAGCAATTTCTACAGTATACAAAGTTGATTTGCCAACTGTTGAGTTTCAGCCTACCAGAAAGGACTTTGAAGGGGATATTACGGTTGTTGTTTTTCCGATGCTACGATTTGTCAAAGGCAACCCTGCGGTATTAGGAAATCAAATAGGTGAATACCTAATGGAACATGTTGAGGATGTATCAGGTTTCAATGTGGTGAAAGGGTTTTTGAATATTGTAATCAGTGATTCACACTACATTGAGTTTTTTAAATCCATAAAAAAAATTAAAAATTTTGGCTATAGAGCTAATGCAGGTAAGGAAGCCGTAATGGTGGAATATTCCTCTCCCAATACCAACAAGCCACTGCACTTAGGTCATATTCGTAATAATCTATTAGGTTACTCAGTTGCCGAAATTTTGAAGGCAGCAGGTAAAAAGGTATATAAAACCCAAATCATCAATGATAGGGGTATTCATATATGTAAAAGTATGCTGGCTTGGCAGAAATTTGGAAAAGGCGAAACACCTCAAAATACTGGATTAAAGGGCGATAAACTTGTTGGTAATTACTATGTCGCATTTGATAAGGCTTATAAAGCTGAAATCGAAGAAATGGTCTCGAAAGGAGTTGAAAAGAAACAAGCAGAAAAAGAAGCCCCTATTTTGTTGGAAGCTCAATCAATGCTACGAAAATGGGAAGCTAGCGATGATGAGGTTGTAGGTCTTTGGAAAACCATGAACGGATGGGTTTATAAAGGTTTTGATGAGACGTACAAGAACCTTGGCGTTGATTTTGATAAACTTTATTACGAGAGTGACACTTATCTTTTAGGAAAGGATGTTGTAGCAAGTGGATTAGAAAAAGGTGTTTTTTACAAAAAGGAGGATGGCAGCGTTTGGATTGATTTGACCGATGAAGGCCTTGATGAGAAAATTGTACTGCGATCAGATGGTACGGCAGTATATATGACCCAAGATATTGGTACGGCAATACAACGAGTAAAGGATTATTCTGATATCACAGGTATGGTCTATACGGTCGGAAATGAACAGGATTATCATTTTAAAGTGCTTTTTCTGATTTTGAAAAAACTCGGTTTTACATGGGCAGAGCGTTTACATCATTTAAGTTATGGAATGGTTGATTTGCCCAGTGGTAAAATGAAGAGTAGGGAAGGTACTGTTGTGGATGCTGATGATTTAATGATTGATATGTCAGAAACAGCGGCCAAAATCTCAGAAGAATTAGGGAAATTGGATGACTATTCTGTTACAGAGAAACAAGGATTATTTAAGATGATTGGCTTAGGAGCTTTGAAATATTATATATTGAAAGTGGACCCTAAAAAAAGAATTCTTTTTGACCCTGAAGAGTCGGTTGATTTTCAAGGGAATACAGGGCCATTTATTCAATACACATACGCCAGAATACAATCTATACTTCGCAAAGGGGACGAGATAGCGAATGTTTGGGATTCCGAGGTTGAACCTGCTATGGAATTACATTCCAAGGAGAAAGAGTTATTAAAACAGGTTCAAGCTTTTCCTGAAACCATTCAATTGGCGGCAGAAAATTATAGTCCAGCTCTCATCGCAAATTATACGTATGATTTGGTAAAGGAGTTTAATTCTTTTTATCAGCAGGTATCAATTTTGGGCGAATCTGTTGAGCAAAAGAAAGTTTTTAGAGTACAACTTTCGAAAAAAGTGGGTGAAGTGATCCAGTCTGCATTTTTATTGCTGGGGATTCAAGTTCCTGAGAGGATGTAG